From a single Gadus morhua chromosome 3, gadMor3.0, whole genome shotgun sequence genomic region:
- the hmox1b gene encoding heme oxygenase: METENKAQTEEEVEMPNRDLSEQIKEATKDSHVRAENTGLMLSYQKGQVTLAQYKLLLCSLHHIYVALEEELDKNSSHPGVAPIYFPTELARRELIEEDLEHFYGQDWREKMVVPKAAERYAHRLRQIGGENPELLVAHAYTRYLGDLSGGQVLGRITQKSLGLKNGDGVAFFTFPGVSSPNRFKQLYRSRMNSVELTEEQRKGVLEEAVRAFELNIQVFDALQDLVSSMQREADRQTHTSQAEQLNGTQRLSNTLPFPGKLITSTPLFRMVMGLCVALATVCMGIYAF, encoded by the exons ATGGAGACGGAGAACAAAGCCCAGACAGAAGAAGAGGTGGAGATGCCTAACAG GGACCTGTCCGAACAGATCAAAGAGGCTACCAAAGACAGCCATGTGAGGGCAGAGAACACAGGGCTGATGTTGAGCTATCAAAAGGGACAGGTCACCCTGGCCCAGTACAAG CTGCTGCTGTGTTCACTGCACCACATCTACGTAGCTTTGGAGGAAGAGCTGGACAAGAACAGCAGCCACCCGGGGGTAGCACCAATCTACTTCCCCACCGAGCTGGCCCGACGGGAGCTGATCGAGGAGGACCTGGAGCACTTCTACGGACAGGACTGGAGGGAGAAGATGGTTGTGCCCAAAGCCGCTGAAAGATACGCCCACAGACTACGACAG ATTGGAGGAGAGAATCCGGAACTCCTGGTTGCCCACGCATATACCCGTTACCTAGGTGACCTTTCCGGGGGTCAGGTCCTTGGCCGCATTACCCAGAAGTCCCTTGGGCTGAAGAATGGCGATGGCGTTGCGTTCTTCACGTTTCCAGGCGTGTCCAGCCCCAACCGGTTCAAGCAGCTGTACCGGAGCCGGATGAACAGCGTGGAGCTGactgaggagcagaggaaggggGTACTGGAGGAGGCTGTCCGGGcctttgagctcaacatacaG GTCTTTGATGCGCTACAGGATTTGGTTTCCAGtatgcagagagaggcagataggcaaacacacacatcacaggcaGAACAGCTCAATG GAACTCAACGGTTGAGCAACACTCTGCCGTTCCCAGGGAAGCTGatcacctccacccctctcttcaGGATGGTGATGGGGCTCTGTGTGGCCCTTGCTACAGTCTGCATGGGAATCTATGCTTTTTaa
- the rnf11a gene encoding RING finger protein 11a isoform X1 yields MGNCLYFQSADDMSPLNESEGSSLPGEPPPPYGEEHGEPDQVYHISPGQGRPASQLSEDQQVRIAQRIGLIQHLPTGFFQPGAEASDRKVKECVICMVEFECGDAIRFLPCLHTYHLDCIDRWLVRSFTCPSCMEPVEAALLATYQTN; encoded by the exons ATGGGGAATTGCCTGTATTTCCAAAGTGCCGACGACATGTCTCCCTTAAACGAATCCGAGGGGTCCAGTCTGCCAGGGGAGCCCCCGCCACCCTACGGGGAG GAGCATGGTGAGCCAGACCAGGTATACCACATCTCCCCTGGGCAAGGCCGGCCAGCCAGCCAGCTGAGTGAAGACCAACAGGTACGCATCGCCCAACGCATCGGCCTCATTCAGCACCTGCCCACTGGCTTCTTCCAGCCAGGAGCAGAGGCCTCGGACAGGAAAGTAAAAGA gtgTGTGATCTGCATGGTGGAGTTTGAGTGTGGAGATGCCATTCGCTTCCTGCCCTGCCTCCACACCTACCACTTGGACTGCATCGACCGCTGGCTCGTGCGCTCCTTCACCTGCCCCTCCTGTATGGAGCCTGTAGAGGCCGCCCTGCTGGCCACATATCAGACCaactga
- the rnf11a gene encoding RING finger protein 11a isoform X2 produces the protein MIHPRSTASTTREHGEPDQVYHISPGQGRPASQLSEDQQVRIAQRIGLIQHLPTGFFQPGAEASDRKVKECVICMVEFECGDAIRFLPCLHTYHLDCIDRWLVRSFTCPSCMEPVEAALLATYQTN, from the exons ATGATACATCCACGTTCCACGGCATCAACTACACGG GAGCATGGTGAGCCAGACCAGGTATACCACATCTCCCCTGGGCAAGGCCGGCCAGCCAGCCAGCTGAGTGAAGACCAACAGGTACGCATCGCCCAACGCATCGGCCTCATTCAGCACCTGCCCACTGGCTTCTTCCAGCCAGGAGCAGAGGCCTCGGACAGGAAAGTAAAAGA gtgTGTGATCTGCATGGTGGAGTTTGAGTGTGGAGATGCCATTCGCTTCCTGCCCTGCCTCCACACCTACCACTTGGACTGCATCGACCGCTGGCTCGTGCGCTCCTTCACCTGCCCCTCCTGTATGGAGCCTGTAGAGGCCGCCCTGCTGGCCACATATCAGACCaactga